Proteins from a genomic interval of Alteromonas macleodii ATCC 27126:
- a CDS encoding DUF445 domain-containing protein, protein MQDKYTQLNKAKRLALACLIFAASVFVLTVLLPKFYPNLQGAWWLGLIKMASEAALIGGLADWFAVTALFKPIPAKYPIPHTNIVASNKSVIANNLSLFVKEKFFHPEAIEKLIRDSDPAKGAGRWLSQDRNASRLSRFLCDAFAGVLRVLDDKPVKAFIAKTAQKGINQLDLRQLMATSLSAVTKERQHQVVLDRVLGKLASLLAEPETQIYIADTLVVWLKTEYSRIEKLLPSSWLSEQGALIAVKAVSSILEDVYEDEHHPIRHAFDEQVHEFLYELQHSPLMEKKVNSYREKITNDPALNAYVQQSWAKFHQWLLTSLEQQNGKAETKVSSLLKDLGTTLTQDSELAKAFNKHIGEAAKYMAPELAEFLTRHIRDTINSWDEREMAEQVELNIGRDLQKVRINGTIVGGLIGAILFGIEALLGL, encoded by the coding sequence ATGCAGGACAAGTACACGCAATTAAATAAGGCTAAAAGGCTTGCATTGGCCTGTTTGATTTTTGCCGCAAGTGTATTTGTTTTAACGGTTTTACTTCCCAAGTTTTATCCAAACTTGCAAGGAGCATGGTGGTTGGGGCTTATTAAGATGGCCAGTGAGGCGGCGCTCATCGGTGGTCTAGCTGACTGGTTTGCAGTGACAGCATTATTTAAGCCAATTCCAGCGAAGTACCCCATTCCGCACACCAATATCGTGGCTAGTAACAAGTCTGTTATTGCTAATAACCTGTCATTGTTCGTTAAGGAAAAGTTCTTTCATCCTGAAGCAATAGAGAAGCTAATTCGGGACAGCGACCCTGCTAAGGGCGCGGGAAGGTGGTTGTCACAGGATAGAAACGCTTCCCGTTTAAGTCGCTTTCTATGCGATGCTTTTGCAGGCGTTCTGCGTGTGCTCGATGACAAACCTGTGAAAGCGTTTATCGCTAAAACCGCACAGAAGGGCATTAACCAACTTGATCTTAGGCAATTGATGGCAACCTCGTTAAGCGCCGTTACGAAAGAGCGCCAGCATCAGGTAGTGCTTGATAGGGTGTTAGGGAAATTGGCCTCACTGCTTGCAGAGCCTGAAACACAAATCTACATAGCAGATACGTTAGTAGTCTGGCTAAAAACCGAATACAGTCGTATTGAAAAGCTATTGCCGTCTAGTTGGCTAAGCGAGCAGGGGGCACTCATTGCTGTTAAAGCGGTTTCAAGTATTTTGGAAGATGTATACGAAGATGAGCATCACCCCATTCGCCATGCATTTGATGAGCAAGTACACGAATTTCTTTACGAACTACAGCACAGCCCGTTAATGGAGAAAAAGGTAAACAGCTATCGGGAAAAAATTACTAATGACCCAGCGTTAAACGCGTATGTTCAGCAATCATGGGCCAAGTTTCATCAATGGCTTTTAACGTCTCTTGAACAGCAAAATGGTAAAGCAGAAACAAAGGTGTCGAGCCTTTTAAAAGATTTGGGTACTACGTTAACGCAAGACAGTGAGCTAGCAAAAGCGTTCAATAAGCACATTGGAGAAGCGGCTAAATATATGGCGCCTGAGTTGGCTGAATTTCTAACCCGTCACATTCGTGACACCATCAATAGCTGGGATGAACGTGAAATGGCTGAGCAGGTAGAGTTGAATATTGGCCGCGATCTTCAAAAAGTTCGCATAAACGGCACGATCGTAGGCGGGTTGATAGGTGCAATATTGTTTGGCATAGAGGCCCTGCTTGGCCTCTAG
- a CDS encoding outer membrane protein assembly factor BamE, with product MKLQHLLVILGITLTSTACSNWIYRIDVPQGNFLDQRDVEKLRVGMTKEQVIYVLGNPVVQDSFDDDTWYYVYDMKRGMKKRGEDFQKQMVINFVDNKVTTVEGDFELSEDFNTPLDN from the coding sequence ATGAAGTTGCAACACCTATTAGTAATTCTTGGTATCACACTAACATCAACCGCTTGCTCGAACTGGATTTATCGAATCGACGTTCCTCAAGGAAACTTCCTTGATCAAAGAGATGTGGAAAAGCTGCGCGTTGGAATGACAAAAGAACAAGTTATTTATGTACTAGGTAACCCTGTTGTTCAAGACTCATTCGACGATGACACTTGGTACTACGTTTACGATATGAAGCGCGGTATGAAAAAGCGTGGTGAAGATTTTCAAAAGCAAATGGTGATTAACTTTGTAGACAACAAAGTGACAACGGTTGAAGGTGACTTCGAGTTATCTGAAGACTTCAATACACCGCTTGATAACTAA
- the dkgB gene encoding 2,5-didehydrogluconate reductase DkgB has protein sequence MKDMPQLGMGTFRLKGDEARESVSKALEVGFRHIDTAQFYDNEAQVGDAIKTSGLDRSELFVTTKVWHESLGDTHFIPSVHESLEKLKLEYVDLLLIHWPYPGNDISLESYLGNLAKAKEQGLTRHIGVSNFTIDLLDKAEKVLGKGEIYTNQIEIHPFMQNKKVVEACKEKGIKATAYMPFAVGKVMKDETLLRIAQNHDATPAQVVLAWMEKRHIYAIPSSTSKVHLAENLAYGGVHLTDSELALIDDLDNGDRIVNPDFAPDWD, from the coding sequence ATGAAAGATATGCCTCAGTTAGGAATGGGAACGTTTCGATTGAAAGGTGACGAGGCCCGTGAGTCAGTCAGTAAAGCGCTAGAGGTTGGTTTCAGACACATTGATACCGCACAATTTTATGACAACGAAGCACAAGTTGGCGATGCCATAAAAACCAGCGGCCTTGATAGAAGCGAACTGTTTGTCACCACCAAGGTGTGGCACGAGTCATTGGGCGATACCCATTTTATTCCAAGTGTTCACGAAAGCTTAGAAAAGCTGAAGCTAGAATATGTTGATTTGCTTCTTATCCATTGGCCATATCCTGGCAATGATATTTCACTCGAAAGTTACTTAGGCAATCTTGCAAAGGCGAAAGAGCAAGGGCTTACTCGTCATATTGGGGTGTCTAATTTCACTATTGATTTGTTAGATAAGGCCGAAAAGGTTCTTGGTAAAGGCGAGATTTACACCAACCAAATTGAAATCCATCCTTTCATGCAAAATAAGAAAGTTGTTGAAGCGTGTAAGGAAAAAGGCATAAAAGCGACTGCATATATGCCATTTGCGGTAGGAAAAGTAATGAAGGACGAAACGTTATTGCGAATAGCACAAAACCACGATGCGACGCCGGCGCAAGTTGTTCTGGCGTGGATGGAGAAACGTCACATTTACGCAATCCCTTCATCAACCAGTAAAGTACACTTGGCGGAGAATTTAGCTTACGGTGGTGTACACTTAACTGATTCAGAGCTCGCGCTTATTGATGATCTTGATAACGGCGACCGAATTGTAAACCCGGATTTTGCTCCAGACTGGGATTAA
- the nadK gene encoding NAD(+) kinase gives MPYQTVALIGKPQHAATHDSLNILAEYLLAKGCKLLVEESIAEELETENFKSCNLVTIGKEADLAVVVGGDGSMLGAARVLARFDIHVVGVNRGNLGFLTDIHPDDIVQQLDLIFNGECVVEERFLLEVEVYRHEKLKSNNSAVNEVVLHHGKVAHMMEFEIYIDEQFVFSQRSDGLIVATPTGSTAYSLSAGGPIIMPKLDALTLVPMFPHTLSSRPIVVDADSQVSMKVSKVNSDSLQVSCDSHIVLPVLPGDEIRINKSVDKLHLVHPKGYSYFNVLRKKLGWGSKLY, from the coding sequence ATGCCCTATCAAACCGTTGCTTTAATTGGAAAACCTCAGCACGCTGCAACCCACGACAGCCTGAACATTCTTGCCGAATATTTATTGGCAAAAGGCTGTAAATTATTGGTTGAGGAAAGTATTGCTGAAGAACTTGAAACCGAAAACTTCAAAAGCTGTAACCTTGTCACTATTGGCAAAGAGGCTGACCTTGCCGTTGTGGTAGGCGGTGACGGCAGCATGCTTGGTGCAGCACGTGTGCTCGCTCGCTTTGACATTCACGTTGTCGGTGTAAACCGCGGAAATCTCGGCTTTTTAACTGATATCCACCCCGATGATATTGTTCAACAACTTGACCTTATCTTTAACGGTGAATGCGTAGTAGAAGAGCGCTTCTTACTTGAAGTAGAAGTTTATCGACACGAAAAGCTTAAAAGTAACAACTCTGCTGTAAACGAAGTGGTACTTCACCACGGAAAAGTTGCCCATATGATGGAATTTGAAATTTACATCGATGAGCAATTTGTATTCAGTCAGCGCAGCGACGGATTAATAGTAGCCACACCTACAGGTTCAACGGCTTACTCTTTATCAGCGGGCGGCCCTATTATTATGCCCAAGCTAGATGCACTTACGTTGGTACCCATGTTTCCTCACACACTGAGCAGCCGTCCAATCGTTGTTGATGCTGACAGTCAGGTATCGATGAAAGTATCAAAGGTTAATAGTGACTCGCTACAAGTGAGTTGCGATAGCCATATTGTTCTGCCGGTGCTACCTGGCGATGAAATTCGAATAAACAAAAGCGTAGACAAACTCCATCTTGTTCACCCTAAGGGCTACAGCTACTTCAATGTACTTCGTAAAAAGTTAGGTTGGGGTAGTAAGCTTTACTAA
- a CDS encoding arsenate reductase family protein: MIKIYHNPECGTSRNVLAVIKASGYEVQVIEYLRVGWEREQLTYLLNAANLNPRQALRTTKSPAAELGLLDETVSNEIIFELMLEHPVLVNRPIVCIPEGEHEKAVSLPLGRVEGNSYSNNAKETVKLCRPSEAVLDILPVWPQGPFAKEDGTPLIDQDGKRVI; encoded by the coding sequence ATGATAAAGATTTATCACAACCCAGAGTGCGGCACGTCTAGGAATGTACTGGCGGTGATCAAGGCCTCTGGGTATGAGGTGCAGGTTATTGAGTATTTACGTGTTGGGTGGGAACGTGAACAACTAACTTATTTGTTGAATGCGGCTAACCTTAACCCTCGACAAGCGCTTCGCACAACAAAGTCGCCTGCTGCTGAATTAGGGTTACTTGATGAAACAGTGAGTAACGAAATCATCTTTGAATTGATGCTGGAACATCCCGTTTTAGTGAATAGGCCTATTGTTTGCATTCCCGAAGGTGAACACGAAAAAGCAGTTTCTTTACCTCTTGGGAGAGTTGAAGGTAATTCCTATTCGAATAACGCAAAAGAAACAGTGAAATTATGCCGGCCAAGTGAAGCTGTACTGGATATTTTGCCTGTATGGCCACAAGGCCCTTTTGCTAAAGAAGACGGCACACCACTTATAGACCAAGATGGTAAACGAGTAATTTAA
- a CDS encoding fatty acid cis/trans isomerase — MISLLIAIIAIAIWQWPKPDAPLLSSNNVMPAMENLPDNFFDTQVNPVLTQRCVVCHACYDAPCQLKMSSPEGIARGANKEKVYEGTRLTAAQPNRMFLDAHNVDAWRERGFFDVLESKEKPNASPTQSSVLAQMLLLKKQHPLPNTAHLGDNFDISLNRQNQCPTIDEMGGYIAGQPLGGMPYALPALSDAEHNTLIQWLNHGAPLPLPKGLSQELNENITDLEVWLNGDSNKMQLSARYIYEHLFTSHLYFEDISEKGKTPQFFNLVRSRTPPGQALDIIATRRPFDDPEVERVYYRLQPVHSTIVSKTHQAYAINKTLMDKWQSWFVDAEFSVETLPSYKPQVAANPLTAFTLLPVESRYRFMLERAQNTIMGYIKGPVCRGQVALNVINDRFWVFFVDPDIAASEKVNAFYASQKENLHLPAEKDSSALAVNWVKYAKRQGEYMRARTTFLNNEFKNEEHLSVSSIWDGDGDNTNASLTVFRHFDNATVVKGMVGQPTKTAWVIDYALLERIHYLLVAGFDVYGNYGHQLLTRLYMDFLRMEGESNFLNLLPPTTRHDLLDDWYQNASPELTDYLEGDINSFEQPSGIAFETDNPQQELYQLLSQYLAKVQPNASTYNKRLLSAEQFEALERLDSLPAQQATLMPETTMIVIQDDKNPDNIDVFTALRNSAHYNVNSLFEEEENREPSKDSITLVHGLLGSYPDAFWYINASEITSSIEKLKSIKSEADYKALLIDVGMRRTNPNFWAFSDKLMQWSSERYPIEGGLLDYNRLEDR; from the coding sequence ATGATTTCGTTGCTGATAGCAATTATCGCTATAGCGATATGGCAATGGCCGAAACCTGACGCTCCTTTACTTTCATCAAACAACGTCATGCCCGCCATGGAGAATTTGCCCGACAATTTCTTTGATACACAAGTAAACCCAGTACTAACGCAGCGCTGTGTTGTCTGCCACGCCTGCTACGATGCGCCATGCCAACTAAAAATGTCATCTCCAGAAGGTATAGCCAGAGGTGCTAACAAAGAAAAAGTCTATGAAGGGACACGACTCACCGCTGCCCAACCCAATAGAATGTTTCTCGACGCCCACAACGTAGACGCATGGCGAGAGCGTGGCTTTTTCGACGTGCTCGAATCGAAAGAAAAACCTAACGCTTCGCCGACCCAATCTTCGGTGCTAGCGCAAATGCTTTTGCTAAAAAAACAGCACCCTTTGCCCAACACCGCTCATTTAGGTGACAATTTCGATATAAGCTTAAATCGACAAAACCAATGCCCAACAATAGATGAAATGGGCGGGTACATAGCAGGCCAGCCCCTGGGAGGCATGCCCTACGCACTGCCAGCCCTGTCGGATGCAGAGCACAATACACTCATTCAGTGGTTAAACCATGGCGCGCCGTTACCTTTACCCAAAGGGCTCTCACAAGAACTGAATGAGAACATAACTGATTTGGAAGTATGGCTTAATGGGGATAGCAACAAGATGCAGCTTTCCGCACGCTATATTTACGAACACTTGTTTACGTCTCACCTCTATTTCGAAGATATTTCAGAAAAAGGTAAAACGCCTCAGTTTTTTAATCTAGTGCGCTCGCGTACACCACCCGGACAAGCGTTAGATATTATTGCTACTCGCAGACCCTTCGACGACCCGGAGGTCGAGCGCGTTTACTATCGTCTACAGCCAGTGCATTCAACTATTGTGAGTAAAACACATCAAGCGTACGCCATTAATAAAACACTGATGGATAAATGGCAATCGTGGTTTGTCGACGCAGAATTTTCTGTAGAAACATTGCCATCATACAAACCCCAAGTGGCGGCCAACCCATTAACGGCCTTTACCTTATTGCCAGTAGAAAGTCGTTATCGATTTATGCTTGAGCGCGCGCAAAACACCATTATGGGTTATATCAAAGGTCCCGTGTGCAGAGGACAAGTCGCTCTTAACGTCATTAACGATCGATTCTGGGTGTTCTTTGTCGACCCAGACATTGCAGCCTCTGAAAAAGTAAATGCTTTTTACGCTTCTCAAAAAGAAAACCTCCACCTTCCCGCTGAAAAAGATAGCTCAGCCCTTGCGGTAAACTGGGTTAAATACGCAAAGCGCCAAGGCGAATATATGCGTGCAAGAACCACCTTTTTGAACAATGAATTCAAAAATGAAGAGCATTTGAGTGTGTCGAGTATATGGGATGGCGACGGCGATAATACCAATGCCAGCTTAACCGTATTTCGTCATTTCGATAATGCCACAGTTGTTAAGGGGATGGTTGGCCAGCCCACTAAAACAGCATGGGTGATTGACTATGCCTTGTTAGAGCGCATTCACTATTTGCTTGTGGCTGGCTTTGATGTTTACGGCAATTATGGCCATCAGTTATTGACCCGTTTGTACATGGATTTCTTGCGCATGGAAGGTGAATCGAACTTCCTTAATCTGCTTCCTCCAACTACCCGCCATGACCTTCTCGACGATTGGTATCAAAACGCAAGCCCTGAACTTACCGATTATTTGGAAGGTGATATCAACAGTTTCGAACAACCTTCTGGCATAGCGTTCGAAACAGATAATCCTCAACAAGAACTTTATCAATTGTTATCGCAATACTTGGCTAAGGTTCAACCGAACGCCTCAACCTACAATAAACGTTTGCTATCAGCTGAACAGTTCGAAGCATTAGAGCGCTTAGATTCACTTCCTGCTCAACAAGCGACCTTGATGCCTGAAACTACCATGATTGTGATTCAAGACGACAAAAACCCAGACAACATTGATGTATTCACTGCCCTTAGAAATAGTGCGCATTACAATGTAAATAGCCTATTTGAAGAAGAGGAAAACCGGGAGCCTTCTAAAGATTCAATCACGCTAGTTCATGGTTTGTTGGGCAGTTACCCTGACGCATTCTGGTATATCAATGCCTCAGAAATAACGTCTTCGATTGAGAAGCTTAAATCTATTAAAAGCGAAGCCGATTACAAAGCCTTGCTCATCGATGTTGGCATGCGCCGAACCAACCCTAACTTTTGGGCGTTTAGTGATAAACTAATGCAATGGTCTAGCGAGCGCTATCCTATTGAAGGCGGTCTTCTCGACTATAATCGGTTAGAAGATCGCTAA
- a CDS encoding sugar O-acetyltransferase codes for MTEQEKMLAGDLYFPSDKTLSALRKQCRMQLDELNTTCQSDHKKRTKLLKELFGSTGKRLYIESSFKCDYGENIHVGENFFANFNCVILDAAKVTIGDNCMIAPQVGLYTATHPLDPVQRATGIEFAKPITIGDNCWIGGMAVINPGVTLGDNVVVASGAVVTKSFGDNVVIGGNPAKVIKEIEQAE; via the coding sequence ATGACTGAACAAGAAAAGATGCTTGCTGGCGATTTATACTTTCCGTCAGACAAAACATTATCGGCATTGCGCAAGCAATGCCGTATGCAATTAGACGAGCTCAACACAACTTGTCAAAGTGACCACAAAAAGCGTACAAAACTACTAAAAGAGCTGTTTGGTAGTACTGGAAAAAGGCTTTACATCGAGTCATCATTCAAATGTGATTACGGCGAAAATATTCACGTAGGCGAAAATTTTTTCGCTAACTTCAATTGTGTGATTTTAGATGCAGCGAAGGTCACGATAGGTGATAACTGCATGATTGCGCCTCAAGTCGGCTTGTACACCGCTACGCACCCATTAGATCCTGTACAAAGGGCAACCGGCATCGAGTTCGCCAAGCCCATTACTATTGGCGATAATTGCTGGATTGGTGGTATGGCGGTCATAAACCCTGGCGTAACGTTGGGAGACAATGTGGTTGTGGCCTCTGGCGCGGTGGTAACTAAGTCTTTTGGCGACAATGTGGTCATAGGTGGTAACCCTGCCAAAGTCATCAAAGAAATAGAGCAAGCCGAATAG
- the recN gene encoding DNA repair protein RecN, whose amino-acid sequence MLAHLSISNFAVVKQLSVQLENGLTAITGETGAGKSIAIDALSLCLGERADANAVRKGSAKAEIIAHFSLNGNVLAKAFLDEHELTSDEDENSCFIRRVISKEGRSKAFINGIPASLQQLKGLGQFLLAIHGQNTHLQLLKEDHQRELVDGYAKHDDILVQVRETYSLWRDKQRTLKALQEQAQQREDRIQLLTYQVQELDEFAIEEGEFEELEIEHKRLSNGQSLLEQAQTSVYNLYESDEGNALSVIQSSIERLGELEAHDASLTPIIAMLNDAAIQVEEAAGELRSYCDHLEIDPLRLQQVEARYAKAMELARKHTVMPEGLYQHHQELAAEFNALSEQETLLGTLEGEVEEARATYLTATKALSESRQRAAGKLSEDIEVQIRQMNMPHAKVDIQIQYDELKKPVSTGLDTVEFKVSTNPGQDADKLEKVVSGGELSRIGLAIQVIASGHHATPTMIFDEVDTGISGPTASIVGGLLRKLGKQSQVMCVTHLPQVAAQAHNQLFVTKLTDGESTETQMLALTKQDRIDELARLLAGDKVTKSALANAKELLKSAASN is encoded by the coding sequence ATGTTAGCGCATCTTTCTATTTCAAATTTTGCTGTTGTAAAACAATTATCGGTTCAACTGGAAAACGGGTTGACTGCTATAACCGGCGAAACCGGTGCTGGTAAATCCATCGCCATTGATGCTTTAAGTTTGTGCTTAGGCGAGCGCGCCGACGCAAATGCGGTGCGAAAAGGCAGCGCAAAAGCGGAGATCATTGCTCACTTTTCTCTAAACGGCAATGTATTAGCTAAAGCCTTCCTCGATGAACATGAGCTCACCTCAGATGAAGATGAGAATAGCTGCTTTATTCGCAGAGTTATTTCAAAGGAAGGCCGTTCAAAAGCTTTTATCAACGGTATTCCCGCCTCACTTCAGCAGTTAAAAGGCTTAGGCCAGTTTTTGTTGGCCATTCACGGTCAAAATACTCACCTACAGTTGCTGAAAGAAGACCACCAAAGGGAATTAGTTGATGGTTACGCTAAGCACGACGACATATTAGTGCAAGTTAGAGAAACCTACTCTCTTTGGCGTGATAAGCAGCGCACGTTAAAGGCGCTTCAAGAACAAGCCCAGCAGCGCGAAGACAGAATTCAGCTGTTAACTTATCAGGTTCAAGAACTTGATGAATTCGCCATTGAAGAGGGTGAATTTGAAGAGTTAGAAATAGAGCACAAACGCCTGAGTAACGGGCAAAGCCTTTTAGAGCAAGCACAGACCAGCGTATACAATTTATATGAAAGCGATGAAGGCAACGCATTGTCAGTTATACAAAGCAGTATTGAACGTTTAGGCGAACTAGAGGCGCACGACGCTAGTTTAACGCCAATCATTGCAATGCTTAATGATGCAGCAATTCAAGTAGAAGAAGCGGCAGGAGAGCTACGTAGCTACTGCGATCACTTAGAGATCGATCCACTTCGCTTACAGCAAGTTGAGGCGCGCTATGCGAAGGCGATGGAACTTGCCCGTAAACATACTGTGATGCCAGAGGGACTTTATCAGCATCACCAAGAGCTAGCCGCCGAATTCAATGCTTTATCGGAACAGGAAACACTGTTAGGTACGCTTGAAGGCGAAGTAGAAGAAGCACGAGCAACGTATTTAACCGCGACCAAAGCGCTTTCCGAGAGCAGGCAACGTGCTGCTGGTAAGCTAAGCGAAGATATTGAAGTGCAAATTCGCCAAATGAATATGCCCCACGCAAAAGTGGATATTCAGATTCAATACGACGAACTTAAGAAGCCGGTGAGCACAGGTCTAGATACCGTAGAATTTAAAGTGTCTACCAACCCTGGTCAAGATGCAGACAAATTAGAAAAAGTCGTATCAGGTGGTGAACTTTCTCGTATAGGACTGGCTATTCAGGTTATCGCGAGCGGCCATCACGCTACCCCTACTATGATTTTCGATGAAGTCGATACGGGCATTAGCGGCCCAACAGCATCAATCGTTGGCGGGCTTTTACGTAAATTAGGTAAACAATCGCAAGTAATGTGTGTTACCCATCTACCTCAAGTAGCGGCACAGGCACATAATCAATTGTTTGTTACCAAGCTTACCGACGGGGAAAGTACTGAAACCCAGATGTTGGCGCTGACTAAGCAAGACAGGATCGATGAGCTTGCAAGACTGTTAGCCGGTGATAAAGTAACCAAATCGGCGCTAGCGAATGCAAAAGAACTGCTTAAAAGCGCAGCATCGAACTAA
- the tmpT gene encoding thiopurine S-methyltransferase, translating to MEHSFWHSKWQKNEIGFHEPEGNALLVKYASFLFGDDSPSTSLKRIFVPLCGKTRDIGWLLAQGCEVVGAELSEVAIIQLFEELGVEPTVTTTSNGKIYAKDGLTIYVGDIFKLTSSDLGDVTGIYDRAALVALPSPLREQYAAHLMAITQCAPQLIISFEYDQNEMAGPPFSVNEKTVDALYSVDYNIQRLERSVLEGGLKGKVDADNLVFALTAK from the coding sequence ATGGAACATAGTTTTTGGCACAGTAAATGGCAAAAGAACGAGATTGGATTTCACGAACCTGAAGGGAATGCACTTTTAGTAAAGTATGCGTCTTTTCTGTTTGGCGACGATAGTCCTAGCACATCTTTAAAGCGCATTTTTGTACCACTATGTGGAAAGACCCGTGATATTGGTTGGTTACTGGCTCAAGGTTGTGAAGTGGTTGGTGCTGAGCTAAGCGAAGTGGCTATTATACAGCTGTTTGAAGAGCTAGGTGTAGAGCCTACCGTTACCACTACTTCCAACGGTAAAATTTACGCTAAAGACGGTTTAACCATTTACGTAGGTGATATCTTTAAACTTACATCAAGCGACTTAGGTGACGTTACGGGCATTTATGATAGAGCCGCTTTAGTCGCACTGCCTAGCCCGCTTCGCGAGCAATATGCTGCGCATTTAATGGCCATTACTCAATGCGCTCCCCAGCTAATCATTTCTTTCGAGTATGACCAGAATGAAATGGCCGGCCCTCCCTTTAGCGTAAACGAAAAAACCGTTGACGCTCTTTATTCAGTGGACTACAACATTCAAAGGTTAGAGCGCTCGGTGCTTGAAGGCGGTTTGAAAGGCAAAGTAGACGCTGATAATTTGGTATTTGCACTAACGGCGAAGTAG
- the dps gene encoding DNA starvation/stationary phase protection protein Dps, producing MSNTNIKFTAPGMDNDAAAKTIKVLDQRLVALLDLQLTLKHIHWNVVGPNFIGVHKMLDPQVDAVREMTDTIAERIATLGGVPKGTPKAIVEGRSWNDYELGKGLVLDHLKALDAVYDGVNGDHRKALELLGEIDPVSEDMITGQLADLEQFQWFVRAHIESGSGELQQ from the coding sequence ATGAGTAACACCAATATCAAATTTACAGCCCCTGGAATGGATAACGATGCAGCTGCCAAAACAATCAAGGTATTGGATCAGCGATTGGTTGCACTATTAGATTTACAGTTAACGTTGAAGCACATTCACTGGAATGTAGTAGGACCAAATTTTATCGGTGTGCATAAAATGTTGGATCCGCAGGTAGATGCGGTACGCGAAATGACCGACACAATTGCAGAGCGAATTGCCACGTTAGGTGGCGTACCTAAAGGTACACCGAAAGCCATTGTTGAAGGTCGCAGCTGGAACGATTATGAGTTGGGTAAAGGTTTAGTACTTGACCACCTTAAGGCGCTGGATGCCGTATATGACGGTGTAAATGGTGACCATAGAAAAGCGTTAGAGCTTTTAGGTGAAATTGACCCAGTATCGGAAGATATGATCACCGGCCAACTTGCAGATTTAGAACAGTTCCAGTGGTTTGTGCGCGCGCACATTGAGTCTGGCAGCGGTGAGCTACAGCAATAA